In Mangrovivirga cuniculi, the following proteins share a genomic window:
- a CDS encoding BlaI/MecI/CopY family transcriptional regulator translates to MSVSKPTESELDVLRVLWDKGPSTVREVHDELSRQKDTGYTTTLKIMQLMHEKKYLSREKHGKTHIYKAEIDRKQTSDKLIDRLLETTFQGSAAKLVMHLLGNNKTDKAELEKIKKYLDDIEDSQQN, encoded by the coding sequence ATGAGTGTTTCAAAACCCACTGAATCTGAATTAGATGTTTTACGTGTCTTATGGGACAAAGGCCCATCGACTGTACGCGAAGTACATGATGAATTGTCCAGGCAAAAAGATACGGGATACACAACAACTTTGAAGATCATGCAACTAATGCATGAGAAAAAGTATCTTTCCAGAGAGAAGCACGGAAAAACACATATTTATAAAGCAGAAATAGATCGTAAGCAGACAAGCGATAAGCTTATAGACCGTTTACTGGAGACGACCTTTCAAGGGTCGGCAGCAAAACTTGTGATGCATTTATTAGGAAATAATAAAACTGATAAAGCAGAGCTGGAAAAGATCAAGAAATACCTCGACGACATTGAAGATTCTCAACAAAATTAA
- a CDS encoding DUF1801 domain-containing protein, translated as MKATPNQKSDHVTSLLADNLEKSLYIKAEEIRQWLLDTPGISEAVKYKIPFYDFHGPLIYFNPQKDHLIIGFTKGTRIEDPFGLLIGDQKQIRHFMLDDIVDFRETLPFYIDEAIRINKILKK; from the coding sequence ATGAAAGCAACACCTAATCAGAAATCGGATCATGTTACCAGTCTCCTGGCAGATAACCTGGAGAAATCATTATATATAAAAGCTGAAGAAATAAGGCAATGGCTTCTTGATACTCCGGGTATTTCAGAAGCAGTTAAATATAAGATTCCCTTTTACGATTTCCACGGTCCACTAATTTATTTCAATCCTCAGAAAGATCATTTGATTATTGGTTTTACTAAAGGAACCAGAATAGAAGATCCCTTTGGATTACTAATAGGAGATCAAAAACAGATTCGTCATTTCATGCTTGACGATATAGTTGATTTCAGGGAAACCCTACCATTTTATATAGATGAGGCCATCAGGATCAATAAAATTCTTAAAAAGTAA
- a CDS encoding trimeric intracellular cation channel family protein — protein MMLTFPEFIEYAGTYVLAISGIRLAAAAKVDLFGAVVIGIVTSVGGGTIRDLLLNATPFWMDDPKYFITILVGTASVVIFRNRLVRLENTFFIFDTIGLGMFTLIGIEKTLLYGHPYWVAMILGMITGIAGGITRDILINEVPLIFRKEIYAGACIIGGLAYALFDKFAITSNWADVACVTTVIVIRTVAIKYQLGLPVIQADQPDESNT, from the coding sequence ATGATGTTAACTTTTCCTGAATTTATAGAGTACGCAGGAACTTATGTGCTTGCAATAAGTGGAATTCGACTTGCTGCTGCTGCCAAAGTTGACCTTTTTGGTGCAGTGGTAATTGGAATTGTTACGTCAGTTGGAGGAGGAACGATCAGGGATCTTCTGCTGAATGCCACTCCTTTCTGGATGGATGATCCAAAATACTTTATAACCATATTAGTAGGTACAGCTTCAGTGGTGATTTTCAGGAACAGGTTAGTCAGGCTTGAAAATACCTTCTTTATTTTCGATACCATTGGATTAGGAATGTTTACCCTTATTGGAATTGAAAAGACACTTTTATATGGTCATCCCTATTGGGTAGCTATGATCCTCGGAATGATCACAGGAATTGCAGGTGGTATCACAAGGGATATTTTGATCAATGAAGTGCCCCTGATATTCAGGAAGGAGATATATGCTGGCGCTTGTATAATCGGCGGGTTAGCATATGCTTTATTTGATAAATTTGCCATCACAAGTAACTGGGCTGATGTTGCCTGTGTTACCACTGTTATTGTAATTAGAACTGTCGCAATTAAATATCAACTGGGATTACCAGTTATCCAGGCAGATCAACCAGATGAAAGCAACACCTAA